DNA from Brevibacterium sp. 'Marine':
CGCTCGGCCCGATTCCGCGGGAGACGAGCTCCGCGCCGAGAGCTGCGACCATGGCTCCATTGTCCGTGCACAGCTTGAGCGGCGGCACCCGCAGAGTCACACCCGCCTCTGCGCAGCGAGCCGCGAGCACCTCACGCAGGTGCGAGTTCGCAGCCACTCCCCCACCGAGGACGACATGATTGATGCCGGTATCGGCCGCAGCGAGCAGAGTCTTGGTCACGAGCACGTCGACGACGGCGTCTTCGAACCCGGCGGCGATATCTGCCACCCGCAGGTCCGCGCCGAGCGTCTCGGCCTTCGTCACCTCGCGCAGGGCCGCGGTCTTGAGCCCGGAGAACGAGAAATTGTACCGGCGCTCGGGGTCACGCAGATCCTGCTTCTTCGCGAGTCCCCGCGGAAACTTCACGGCATTCCGGTCGCCGGGGACTCCGGTGCCGTCGAGCAGGCCGAGGGCCGCCTTCGAGATGTTCGGGCCGCCGGGATAGTTCAACCCCAGCAGACGCGCCGTCTTGTCGAAGGCCTCACCTGCGGCATCGTCGATCGTGGCACCGAGGAGCTCGATGTCGTCGACGACGTCTCCGATGCGCAGAATCTCGGTGTGACCGCCCGAGACGAGCAGGGCGATGGTCGGAGTGGTCAGCCCGTCGACATCCTCGGCGACGAGATCGACGGCCACGTGCGCGGCCAGATGGTTCACACCGTAGAGCGGTCTGCCCAGAGCGGCGGCAAGCCCTTTGGCCGCACCGACCCCGACCATGAGTGCACCGGAGAGCCCCGGCCCGGCGGTGACGGCGATGGCGTCGATGTCGCCCAGCTCCACCTCGGCGGCCTCACATGCCGAGGCGATGGCCGGGCCGATAGCCTGCACATGGGCGCGGGAGGCGACTTCGGGCACGACTCCGCCGAAGCGGACATGTTCGTCCATCGACGAGGACACGGTGTTCGTCAGCAGCGTGCGTCCGCGGACGATGCCGACCCCGGTCTCGTCGCACGAGGATTCGATGCCGAGGACGAGTGGTTCGCTCATGCGTCGTCCTCGTCAGCACCGGCCGAATCCGTGCCGTCCCCGGTATCCGCAGCCTCGTGCGAGAGATCGGAATAGGAGGCGACGAGTTCGGGTTCGGTCGCCTCGGCGATGTCGATGCCGAGGGTGCGGGCGAACAGGCGCAGGTGCGTGTCCCACATGGGGCCGAAATCGGCTGCCTGAGCTCGGGCAGACTCGGCATCGGCGGCGGTGTGGGTGAACACCAGCAGGCTCTCGTCACCCGAATCTCCTTCGATCGGCAGGAGCCGGATGCCGAGGACTCCGAAGGCTTCGAGTTCGAGCAGCACGTGGTCGTAGTCTTCGCAGCTGAGGACGGAGCCGTCCAAGTCGGCGTCTTCGAGCTCGAAGGTCAGCGGCCGGGAAGCGGGCCCATCGCCATCGTCGCCCGTATCTGCCGTTTCCTCGCCGAGGCGGAACGGCGCGAACCATGTTCCTGCGGTCTCGGCATCGGTCAGTGCGTTCCACACCGTTTCGACGTCGCGGGCCAGGAGCAGCTCGATGACGAGGTCGGTGCCGTTCTCCCAGGTGACCAGGCGGGGGCTGGGCTCGCTCATGCTTCGACCCAGGCTCCGTCGAGGGCGGCCTTCTCATCCGCACTCAGCTGCAATTCCGTGCCGGCGAGCAGCTCGGTGAGCTGTTCGGGCACGCGTGCCGAGGCGATCGTCGAGGGGATGAAATCGTGCGTAAGCTGCCAGGCGATGGCCGTGGCCGTCATCGACGCTCCGTGGTCGGCGGCGACATCATGAAGGGCTTCGAGGGCGCCGAGTGCATTCTGGTCGTCGACGAAATCGGCCACACGGTCACCGCGGACGCTTCCGGTGGCGTCTCCGCCGGTGTGTTTGCCGGTGAGGAACCCCGATGCCAGCGAGTGGAACGGCAGTTCGGCGATGCCCTCAGCTCGCAGGTACGCCTGCTTCTGCGGATCGACGGCGGCACGGGAGACGAGGTTGAACCGGTCCTGGACGACCCGATAGCAGGCAAGCGAGAACTTCGTCGAGATCTTCCGGGCCTTCTGCAGACGTTCGAGGCTGAAGTTCGATGCTCCGAGGTAGCTGACCTTGCCGGAACGGACGAGCGCGTCGAAGGTCTCGGCGACGGCGACCTGGTCGACGTCGTCATCGTCTCTGTGGGCGTAGTAGACGTCGATGCGGTCGGTGCCGAGTCGGCGCAGCGAGTCATCGACGCAGTTGCGGATGTTCGCCGGATCGAGGCCCCGGCCCTGCGGGTGCATGCCGACCTTGGTGGCGATGACCATGTCGTCGCGGTTGCCGCGCGCCTTCATCCATTCGCCGATGATCGTCTCGGACTCTCCGCCCGAGTTTCCCTCGACCCAGGCCGAATACGCATCCGCGGTGTCGATGAAATTTCCACCGGCCTCGGCATAGGCGTCGAGGACAGCGAAGCTCTGATCCCGATCCGCACCCCAGCCGAAGGGGTTGCCGCCCAACTGAAGAGGGTGGACGAAGAGATCGGTATCTGCCAATTGCACACGTGTCATACCCTCCAGACTACCCTTTCGACCTCCACGACTTCGGGACCGGATCATCACCCGGAGCTCGGGTCAGGCCACGGCATCGCTGTGCATTGATGCCGAGCACACCACGTTCATGGTCGACCTCAGCGAGGCGACCGAAAACCGCGCGGCTGCGGTGGCCTAGGCTCGGATCCGCAGACGCATGAG
Protein-coding regions in this window:
- the tsaD gene encoding tRNA (adenosine(37)-N6)-threonylcarbamoyltransferase complex transferase subunit TsaD; amino-acid sequence: MSEPLVLGIESSCDETGVGIVRGRTLLTNTVSSSMDEHVRFGGVVPEVASRAHVQAIGPAIASACEAAEVELGDIDAIAVTAGPGLSGALMVGVGAAKGLAAALGRPLYGVNHLAAHVAVDLVAEDVDGLTTPTIALLVSGGHTEILRIGDVVDDIELLGATIDDAAGEAFDKTARLLGLNYPGGPNISKAALGLLDGTGVPGDRNAVKFPRGLAKKQDLRDPERRYNFSFSGLKTAALREVTKAETLGADLRVADIAAGFEDAVVDVLVTKTLLAAADTGINHVVLGGGVAANSHLREVLAARCAEAGVTLRVPPLKLCTDNGAMVAALGAELVSRGIGPSDLSFAAVSSLDVDHVLV
- a CDS encoding aldo/keto reductase; the protein is MTRVQLADTDLFVHPLQLGGNPFGWGADRDQSFAVLDAYAEAGGNFIDTADAYSAWVEGNSGGESETIIGEWMKARGNRDDMVIATKVGMHPQGRGLDPANIRNCVDDSLRRLGTDRIDVYYAHRDDDDVDQVAVAETFDALVRSGKVSYLGASNFSLERLQKARKISTKFSLACYRVVQDRFNLVSRAAVDPQKQAYLRAEGIAELPFHSLASGFLTGKHTGGDATGSVRGDRVADFVDDQNALGALEALHDVAADHGASMTATAIAWQLTHDFIPSTIASARVPEQLTELLAGTELQLSADEKAALDGAWVEA